The region AACCGGCCATACCCTAGCTCTTACAATTACATGCAGGGACAAGCGGAACCTTTAACGGAAAGTAGCAGCAGCAGTCAACAGGGCACCCAAGCCAACCAGTCCAGCACGAACAAAGTTCATCCCTTTCCACCGAACCAACAGCCCCCGGATCTCCGCCTCACTAACATTGAAGTCACTCGCCTTGGCGCCCTTCTCCACCATCGCCCCCAAACTCAACAACTTCCTGTTAACTTTTGGCTCCATGTACAAAATGGTGTACGGGATAATGAGCGGCACAACGACCGTGGACGCTAGATATAGAGCATATGGCGATACGACGCCTCCAACTAGAGCCGTATCGTTTTTGAAACGGTAGGCCGAGTAGCCATTGCAAAGTGTGGCCGTGATGGCAATGAGTGGTGAAGTTGATTTTCCAATATTGTACATTGTCCTGAACTCGTGAACGAGCACGTCGACGGGGGCTAGGCTGAGAGTGGGCACGCCGGCGTGACTGAAGCACGCGATAAAACCTGTTGGGTAATTTTCGTTAGCATATCTGGGTTTCGGAGGAGATGTGTGTTTGGTGGCGATGGGGAACTATGGATCCGGGGACTCCACACTTACCTGTCAATAAAGCGGCGCCGGCGAGACCCCAGGCTTGGGTGGCATTGTCGATGAAGTCGGTCATTTTGAATGGTGTTGTGGTGATGTAATGGTGGACTGAGGGGTGGGAATGATTGTGAGGCTTGTAAGACTTGAGATGACTGTGATACGCCGGTCCTCTCAGGATGAACGACGGTGATATATATCCAAACGAGCCAGTCACTGATTGTAAGCGGACAAGGCCAGAAGCCAAGATCATCCGATGTTTCGCAGGACGGCCTAATGGGCTGCCTGAGGTGCCTTAGTGAGCTCGGGTAAATTCTCATTCGCTGACTTGGACCGGACGATTAGGGTCAGCGCAGGAATCCTGACTTAAGCTCTTTGGTGATAGTCACATGAGCGATGCGGGTCAGACT is a window of Pyrenophora tritici-repentis strain M4 chromosome 2, whole genome shotgun sequence DNA encoding:
- a CDS encoding DUF1772 family protein: MTDFIDNATQAWGLAGAALLTGFIACFSHAGVPTLSLAPVDVLVHEFRTMYNIGKSTSPLIAITATLCNGYSAYRFKNDTALVGGVVSPYALYLASTVVVPLIIPYTILYMEPKVNRKLLSLGAMVEKGAKASDFNVSEAEIRGLLVRWKGMNFVRAGLVGLGALLTAAATFR